GATCTAGCCAAATTCTTTATAGAGTTTGTGCAAGAGGAATCCTGCGGCCAGTGTTCCATGTGCCGCGTTGGAACCAAGCGTATGTTTGAAATATTGGATCGTATTACCAAGGGACAGGGTCGTGAAGGGGACATTGATTTACTGCTTGAATTAGGGGAGGGAATCAAAGACGCATCACTGTGCGGGCTTGGCCAGACCGCACCTAACCCGGTTTTAAACACCATACGCTATTACCGCGATGAATACGAAAAGCATATAAAAGAGAAATACTGTCCGGCATCAGTATGCGCGTCACTGTTTAATTCCCCCTGCCAGAATACATGTCCCGCCAATGTTGATGTACCCATCTACATTGATTTAATCAGGCAGGGAAAATTTACCGAGGCCTACCGCACCATAATTGAGGAAAACCCCTTCCCTGTTATTTGCGGCAGAACCTGCAACCACCCGTGTGAAAGCAGCTGCAACAGAGGTAAGTTGGATGAGCCGGTAGCCATAAGGGATTTAAAACGTTTTGCAGCTGATTATGTATTGGCACACGGAGGTTTGGAAATCCCGGCTGTTGAGGAGCATAAGGAAGAGAAAGTTGCCATAATCGGTTCCGGCCCGGCAGGGCTTACTGCAGCTTATTATTTAAGACGCCAAGGGTATCAAGTCACTGTTTTTGAAGCTTTACCCACTGAAGGTGGAATGATGGCAGCAGGCATACCGGAATATCGCCTGCCGAAAAAAATGCTACAGGCGGAGATAAACACCATTAAAGAAATGGGTGTGGAAATAATATTAAACACCGCCATCGGGCGGGACATTACGGTTAGTGATCTCAAAGAGCAGGGATTTAAAGCCATATTTATTGCCGTAGGCGTTCATAAAGAACGACAGTTAGGAATTCCGGGGGAAGACTTGGACGGAGTGGTTTCAGGAGTTAATTTCCTCAAGGATGTTAACCTGGATACACCTGCTGACTTATCTGTTAAGGTTGTAGCTATTATTGGTGGTGGAAATGTTGCCATTGATGCAGCCAGATCTGCTTTGAGAATGGGCGCTTCAGAGGTCAAGATTGTATACCGGCGCCGCAAACAGGATATGCCGGCACTTCCGGAAGAAGTTCGTGAGGCGCAAAATGAAGGTATTAAATTTTTAGAGCTGGCGTCTCCAGTGGAATTTGTTAGTGATAACTCCCGGGTCTCCAGTGTACTTTGTAATAAAATGCGTCCCGGTAATTTTGACAAAAGTGGTAGAAGGAAACCGGAACCGGAGGAAGGTTCACTATTTAGTGTAGATGCTGATTTAGTTATTAAAGCAATTGGCCGGTCAGTTGATCTCTCATTTATCCCTGCAGAAATGGGATTGGGGATTGGAAAAACCGGAAATGTAAAAGCGATGCAAGATACATTTGCCACAAATATACCTGGCATTTATGCCGGTGGAGATTGTGTAAGCGGGTCCAACACACTTGTTGAAGCCATAGCTGCCGGTAAAAAAGCAGCGGCTTCCATTGACAAGTACCTGGGAGGCAACGGAAAAGTTACACTTGAACAAACAGTGGAAAGGAAACTCTCCGGCCCGCTAATGGAAGAAAAGAAGGCCAGGATAGAAGCACCGCTGTTACCTGTTGAGCAGAGGATTATCGGTTTTGAAGAAGTAGAAACAGGCTATGCTGAGGAAACGGCAGTAGCAGAAGCATGCCGCTGTTTACGCTGTGATGTAAGGTAACTTGAAAGGAGGGATAAAATGCCAATGATTTCTTTAACTATAGATAATAAAAAGGTGGAGGTTGAACAGGGCACATCCATCCTGGAGGCAGCAAGGGAGGCTGGCACGGGAATCCCCAGCCTGTGTTACCTTAAGGATATAAATGTAGTTGGGGTATGCCGGGTTTGTGTTGTGGAAGTGAAAGGGGCTCGTTCCCTGGTGGCATCATGTGTTGCCCCTGCAGCTGAGGGAATGGAGGTTTTAACCAATACAAATCGTGTTCGCAATGCACGCAGACTGGCAGTGGAATTAATTCTCTCGGACCACCCCATGGAGTGCCCCACCTGTATTAGAAATCTTAATTGTGAATTACAAACGCTGGCCGAAGAATTAGGGATTCGGGACGTGCGATTTGAGGGTGAAAGGACAAAGCATACAGCCGACAATTCATCTCCCTCCATTATCCGTGACCCGCAGAAATGCATCCTTTGCCGGCGCTGTGTAAGCGTTTGTGAGCATATTCAATCTGTAAAGGCAATAGCTCCACAGAATCGTGGATTTGATGCTGTGGTTTCCCCTGCCTTTGAAGCCGGACTGGCAGATACAGAATGTGTAAACTGCGGGCAGTGCTCACTGGTTTGCCCTACAGGGGCTATTTACGAAAAGGATGATACAGCGAGAGTATGGGATGCCCTCGCTGATCCTAATATACACGTGGTAGTACAGACTGCACCTGCAGTACGTGTCGCCCTGGGAGAGATATTTGGCATGGAGCCGGGCAGCGTAGTTACCACGCAAATGGTAGGTGCGTTAAAACAGCTAGGGTTCAATAAGGTCTTTGACACCGACTTCACGGCTGATTTAACCATTATGGAAGAAGGAAGTGAATTAATCGAAAGGATAAAGAGTGGCGGTAAGCTGCCGCTGATTACCTCCTGCAGCCCCGGCTGGATTAAATTTATAGAACACTTTTATCCAGATTTATTGCCGCACTTATCCACCTGCAAGTCACCACAGCAAATGTTCGGCGCACTGGCTAAAACTTACTATACCGGTAAATCAGGTGTGGATCCGGCCAATGTATTTTCTGTATCGATCATGCCTTGCACCGCCAAGAAATTTGAATCACAGCGGCCTGAAATGAACAGTAGCGGATACCAAGACGTGGATGTTGTTCTGACCACCAGGGAACTGGGCCGTATGCTCAAGCTGGCAGGGATTGATCTTTCTTCCTGTCCGGAAGAAGAATATGATGACCCCATGGGAATCTCCACAGGGGCAGCAGTAATATTCGGCGCCACAGGAGGCGTAATGGAGGCGGCCCTGCGTACTGCGTATGAGTTAATCACAGGTGATACTCTCCCATCAGTGGATTTTAAAACGGTAAGGGGTATGGAAGGAGTAAAAGAAGCTTCCGTACAAGTGGGCAGCCTTAATGTAAATGTAGCTGTGGCACACGGGTTAGGAAACGCGAGAAAGCTTTTGGATGCTATTGAAGCGGGAGAAGCCAATTATCATTTTGTTGAAATAATGTGCTGTCCCGGAGGCTGTATCGGCGGAGGCGGTCAACCCATACCCACCGATCTGGGGATCAGAGAAAAAAGGATCGGCGGAATATATACAGCCGACGAAAAAATGGTTCTAAGAAAATCCCATGAAAATCCCGCCATACAGCAGATATATAAAGAGTTTCTCGAAGAGCCCCTGGGACACAGGTCCCATGAACTGCTGCATACACAGTATGTAGCCCGGGGCAAATATAAATAGGTTTTCTTAAAGTAATATAACGAAAGGATTTTGCTTTTACAATATGGGAAAAGCCACCACAAAAGTGGTGGCTTTTATCCGGCTTTATAAATTAATTCCAAATAATCTTGACCCAACGGGGTCAAGCCGCACATTCTACTTTTACCTTCCGACTTTACTTGAATAAATCCCAGGGCGTAAAGTTGCATTACTAAGTGATCCAACACAGCCCTTTTTACTCCTGCAGACAAGGATAATGATTCCTTATTCATTTCCCCCTCTTGCTGTAATACCTTTAGAACTCTTTCAACTTCCTCGGGAAGGCGGCTACTTGCCTTTAAAAAATAGTCATTAAGCGTCATAATAAAAACCACTCCTATTGTTTTATACTAATATTATTTCCAAATAACAGTTAATTAATAAGTAGAGTGGATTATTATGTGAAAATGATCAGTTGAGTGCAAAGAAAAGGGATTTAGAATAAAGATAAGCCGGTAGGTAAAAAACTAATAGAAAGAGAAGTGAAAGGGGAACTTGCGTTGATTCTCCCGCTGCTGGGCAAAAAGAAGAGCAAGAACAAACATTACGATATCGGATTAGCGGAAGTACACTACCTGTGGCACATGGTGAAAGCAAAGTACGACTTTCTCCAACTCCTTGATACCTGGACCAACCAGGTTCATGATCAGGACTTGCTCGCGCTGATGAAGGTGTATGCCACTGAAATCCGCCGCGATGTCAAGACCTGGGAAGACTACCTACGGAAGTTCGGCGTACGCGGTCCTGATGACTATACACCAGCCACCGATACAATATCCAATCCTCAACTGATCCACGACCGGCTCATCGCCAGCGAGTTATTTATTTTTGCCCAGGAACATATTGGCATGCTTATCAAGGCCTTTCGGACCTCGACCACAAACGATGATATAAATACCGTCTTTAAAGATGGAACGAAGAAAGCTGTTAACCGGTTTGGCCTCTTTAGCAAATACATCAAGACCAAAGGATGGATCGGCAAACAGCCCCTGTACCAGAATCACCCCGAGTATGCCAAAGATGAATTGTGCGCAGGAGAAGCTCTTCACCTGTGGGATCACCTGACCTACCGCAACGACAATATTGAAATGACGGAGACCTTCATCACCTTCATTAAAGACAGTGACTTTAAGCTGTTCCTAGAAAAAGGTGTGCAAGTAATTATAAAACAAGCAAGGATGCTGGAAAAGGAGCTTATCCACTACAGAGTTCCCCTGCCCAACAGACCCCCAAATGTGATGCCACCGGCAG
This window of the Bacillota bacterium genome carries:
- a CDS encoding DUF3231 family protein, which gives rise to MILPLLGKKKSKNKHYDIGLAEVHYLWHMVKAKYDFLQLLDTWTNQVHDQDLLALMKVYATEIRRDVKTWEDYLRKFGVRGPDDYTPATDTISNPQLIHDRLIASELFIFAQEHIGMLIKAFRTSTTNDDINTVFKDGTKKAVNRFGLFSKYIKTKGWIGKQPLYQNHPEYAKDELCAGEALHLWDHLTYRNDNIEMTETFITFIKDSDFKLFLEKGVQVIIKQARMLEKELIHYRVPLPNRPPNVMPPAAPIELLDDDNIFRWVFQGMQGALSMHSQSLTECTHNDAIRDIFKELLFNELEVLASVIKLGKLKGWLNPALRYGVLRK
- the nuoF gene encoding NADH-quinone oxidoreductase subunit NuoF; amino-acid sequence: MKKIKTPAELHEWKLEAEKKLQPRESGTKQVMVCSDTNCKVSKGEDLYNCLVDEIKKAGLEEKVSVSQTGCFGLCRIGPNMMVYPERVYYSQILPEEVPRLVKEHFGHGRIVENLLYRNPGSQTPVSRYEDIDFFKYQNRIVLRNCGFINPERLDDYVAQDGYAALCKVVNDMSAPEVIDEIKTSGLRGRGGAGFLTGMKWEFAAKAAGGEKYIICNADEGDPGAFMDRSVLEGDPHSVLEGMAIAGYAIGANQGYIYIRAEYPSAVQRLELAIEQARESGFLGTNIFDTDFSFDIDIRLGAGAFVCGEETALIASIEGRRGEPRPKPPFPANAGLWGKPTIINNVETLANIATVIRNGADWFAGIGTEKSKGSKVFALAGKINNNGLVEVPMGTSLGDIIFDIGGGIPGGKKFKAAQTGGPSGGCIPTQHLNTPMDYESLTALGTIMGSGGLVVMDEDTCMVDLAKFFIEFVQEESCGQCSMCRVGTKRMFEILDRITKGQGREGDIDLLLELGEGIKDASLCGLGQTAPNPVLNTIRYYRDEYEKHIKEKYCPASVCASLFNSPCQNTCPANVDVPIYIDLIRQGKFTEAYRTIIEENPFPVICGRTCNHPCESSCNRGKLDEPVAIRDLKRFAADYVLAHGGLEIPAVEEHKEEKVAIIGSGPAGLTAAYYLRRQGYQVTVFEALPTEGGMMAAGIPEYRLPKKMLQAEINTIKEMGVEIILNTAIGRDITVSDLKEQGFKAIFIAVGVHKERQLGIPGEDLDGVVSGVNFLKDVNLDTPADLSVKVVAIIGGGNVAIDAARSALRMGASEVKIVYRRRKQDMPALPEEVREAQNEGIKFLELASPVEFVSDNSRVSSVLCNKMRPGNFDKSGRRKPEPEEGSLFSVDADLVIKAIGRSVDLSFIPAEMGLGIGKTGNVKAMQDTFATNIPGIYAGGDCVSGSNTLVEAIAAGKKAAASIDKYLGGNGKVTLEQTVERKLSGPLMEEKKARIEAPLLPVEQRIIGFEEVETGYAEETAVAEACRCLRCDVR
- a CDS encoding 2Fe-2S iron-sulfur cluster binding domain-containing protein codes for the protein MPMISLTIDNKKVEVEQGTSILEAAREAGTGIPSLCYLKDINVVGVCRVCVVEVKGARSLVASCVAPAAEGMEVLTNTNRVRNARRLAVELILSDHPMECPTCIRNLNCELQTLAEELGIRDVRFEGERTKHTADNSSPSIIRDPQKCILCRRCVSVCEHIQSVKAIAPQNRGFDAVVSPAFEAGLADTECVNCGQCSLVCPTGAIYEKDDTARVWDALADPNIHVVVQTAPAVRVALGEIFGMEPGSVVTTQMVGALKQLGFNKVFDTDFTADLTIMEEGSELIERIKSGGKLPLITSCSPGWIKFIEHFYPDLLPHLSTCKSPQQMFGALAKTYYTGKSGVDPANVFSVSIMPCTAKKFESQRPEMNSSGYQDVDVVLTTRELGRMLKLAGIDLSSCPEEEYDDPMGISTGAAVIFGATGGVMEAALRTAYELITGDTLPSVDFKTVRGMEGVKEASVQVGSLNVNVAVAHGLGNARKLLDAIEAGEANYHFVEIMCCPGGCIGGGGQPIPTDLGIREKRIGGIYTADEKMVLRKSHENPAIQQIYKEFLEEPLGHRSHELLHTQYVARGKYK
- a CDS encoding transcriptional regulator encodes the protein MTLNDYFLKASSRLPEEVERVLKVLQQEGEMNKESLSLSAGVKRAVLDHLVMQLYALGFIQVKSEGKSRMCGLTPLGQDYLELIYKAG